A genome region from Microbacterium terricola includes the following:
- a CDS encoding DoxX family protein — protein sequence MLIALWIVNALLALAMIAAGSMKALRPQPQLLAAGMAWTEDYAPANIKAIGVAEVIGGLGLVLPLATGILPILTPIAAVCLAVLMAGAVVVHIRRNEAFAPSLVLGLLAVVSAALGFLVVL from the coding sequence ATGCTGATCGCCCTCTGGATCGTCAACGCCCTGCTCGCCCTCGCGATGATCGCCGCCGGCTCGATGAAGGCCCTCCGCCCGCAGCCGCAGCTGCTGGCCGCGGGAATGGCCTGGACCGAGGACTATGCCCCCGCGAACATCAAGGCGATCGGTGTCGCCGAGGTGATCGGCGGTCTCGGGCTCGTCCTGCCGCTGGCCACCGGCATCCTGCCGATCCTCACGCCCATCGCCGCCGTCTGCCTCGCGGTGCTGATGGCCGGGGCAGTCGTCGTGCACATCCGCCGGAACGAGGCGTTCGCGCCCTCGCTGGTGCTCGGTCTTCTCGCCGTCGTGAGTGCCGCGCTCGGTTTCCTCGTCGTCCTCTGA
- a CDS encoding helix-turn-helix domain-containing protein: MTTRQTAPIAAPMSSYEGSCSGDAGDGRAIREVLDRIGDKWSLLVIGTLRRERLRFSELQRHIPGVSQRMLTLTLRQLERDGLITRTVHAEVPPRVEYELTELGTTLIQVATALADWATSEYPRIEASRAAYDAR; this comes from the coding sequence ATGACGACGCGACAGACGGCTCCGATCGCCGCACCCATGAGCAGCTACGAAGGCTCATGTTCGGGCGATGCGGGCGACGGACGCGCGATCCGCGAGGTGCTCGACCGGATCGGCGACAAGTGGTCGCTGCTGGTCATCGGCACGCTCCGCCGCGAGCGCCTGCGCTTCAGCGAGCTGCAGCGCCACATCCCGGGGGTGTCGCAGCGGATGCTCACCCTCACCCTGCGTCAGCTCGAGCGGGACGGACTCATCACCCGCACGGTGCACGCCGAGGTGCCGCCGCGCGTGGAATACGAGCTCACCGAGCTCGGCACGACGCTGATCCAGGTGGCGACGGCCCTGGCCGACTGGGCGACGAGCGAGTATCCCCGGATCGAAGCCTCGCGGGCCGCCTACGACGCGCGCTGA